The DNA segment CACCTGAGAGCGGTTGCGGTGATGACTCAGGTTGAGCATATAGAGGGGAGAGCGACTGAGCGccgagagaaggaggagacctgcgagagcgccaggccccggcctcaacaccaggagaccagtgttttgtgttcgagctactattgtgatatattaatgtgtaaaacggagaggctggaggttggaaaactataaaaagaactttgcatcgcttcctgcctatcgcgtttctttatgtggctgacccctcggctgaacgagccgtcaccttatcgaggggtccgtaacataaattattttagtttgttatttttggaggTACTCCGGGGGAGAGAGCGATCTCTTAATCGGTACCCTCTGAAGACTAGAGAGGAAAAGTTAGCTTTATGGGTTAGGTAAGTAGGCCCAGAGAATGTTGGATTATCCTGATTATTTCTGCAtattgttgtttaaaaatggcAACGTTTGAGTTAAGCCGATTTATAGATCAACCAAATGTTGAAGTTTTAGGGACATGTCGAAAAAGTGATTTGTCTCTTATTGCTCAACATTATGGGATTCCTTTTTCTAGAACACTAAGAAAAGCAGAGTTAAAAGATTGTTTAGTGGCTGGCTTGGTTAATAAAGGTGTTTTTTCGGCCATGGAGTCTAGTCCCACTGTAGCGGCGGAGTTGGAGGCACCAGCTGCTGCGGGAACTTCGCCTTTACGCGTATCGCGTGGTGGTCCAGTAACTCCCTTGGTGGGGGTTGGTGCGGAGGAAGGTTTAGCCTACTCGATGCCTAAATTTgagcctctttctctttccacagaATCAACAGGGAGTCGCTCAGATGCACGTCTAAAACTACGTTTAGCACGGCTGCAGTTGGAGACCCAGGACCGAGCTCAGGCAAGGCAAGATGACTTGAAGCGTCAGATCGAAATGTATCGAATTGATGCTGATACCAAAGTACGACTGCGGGAGTTGGAGTTACAGGCTGCGCCCGAGGTACCAAAGAAATCTACTGTCAAAACATCTCTGGTCGAAGGTGATCCCGTTACGTCGCCTGGTCCATCACCGTCGGGAGGCGTTGACGAACCAGTTGGTACTGGTGGTGATTCGGTAGCGccgttttcaacacattttgacGTGGCTAAAAACATCTCGATCGTTCCACCCTTCCGGGAAAAGGAAGTGGAAGCTTATTTTCAAGCTTTTGAACGAGTGGCGTTAGCTTTAGGATGGCCAAGCGCGGTTTGGGCACTAATGTTGCAATGTAAACTCTCAGGTAAGGCGCAGGAGGTATGTGCATCTCTCTCGTTAGAGGAAAGCGTACAGTATGAAGCCGTGAAAGCTGCAATTTTACGGGCATACGAACTTGTTCCTGAGCATTACCGACAACGGTTCCGTACCTCGAAAAGGGGCACGTCGCAAACGTATGTTGAATTCGCTCGGGAAAAAGGCATCTTATTCGATCGCTGGACCAAGGCGTGCAAGGTAACTGACTATAACTCTTTGCGAGAGCTGTTGCTGATCGAAGAATTTAAGAACTGTGTTCCTGAACGTACTGCATTGTATCTGAACGAACAAAAAGTCAGCACTGTTCAGCAGGCTGCGGTGTTAGCTGACGAGTATGCTTTAATGCACAAAACGGTGTTTTATAAGCGTCCGTCTGATTCTGGGGGTTCCGCCGTGAAGGAGAACGAAAATCTTTCCGACTCGAGAAGTAAATGGAGTCCTCCCAGTCCGAAATCTAATCGAGAATGCAGTTACTGTCACAAAATGGGTCATAGTATGGCTGAGTGTCGTACGTTGAAACGTAAACAAGAACGACAAGATTCTTCATCTTTTCAACCGCGAGGCTCGGTGTTGGTGAAAACTTTGTCTCCGGCGGTTGCAGTGTCCCCCACGACCCCAGACAGCTGTTTCAAGCCGTTCATATTCCGCGGTTTTGTTTCAGTAGGTGAGAGGGGCGAGGATCGAAAACCGGTAAGAATTCTCCGGGATACAGGGGGGTCTCAGTCCTTCATATTAGCAGATGTTCTGGATTTTGGTGTTGATTCCGCGTGTAATACCAGCACGGTGGTGCAGGGTATTGAAATGGGTTTTGTGACTGTCCCGTTGCATCGGGTGCACGTTTCGTCTGAGTTGGCGTCTGGATGTTTTGAGGTGGCAGTGCGTCCCTCGCTACCTGTGAGAGGCGTTGACTTTATCATGGGTAACGATATAGCTGGGGGTAAAGTCATGCCGGTGGTGCAAGTGGTCGACGTCCCGCACAACGACTCTCAGGCGGATGTGCTTGCTAGAAACCTGCCAGGGGTGTTTAGCGCCGTGGTGACACGAGCCCAAGCAAAACATGACCTTCAGGAAAGTAATATACTCTGCGATTCTGTGTTTCCCAAGATTCTGGGAACTGACGTGCTGGCtgatcctccagagccgcccaAAACGACTCCAGGGTCAGCTAGGAGCTTTGATCTCATTACTAATTTGCTTGTTTCGCGCGAAACTCTGATTGAAGCGCAGCGAGAAGATTTATCTTTAACTCCATGTCGGGCGAGtgctgaaaaggggaaaatatcGCTGCGTAATCACCAGTTTTACTGGCACGATAAGGTGCTAATGCGTCACTGGAGTCGATCGCTAAATCCTGGGCAGCAAGACGATTGGAATGTGGTGCATCAAATTGTGGTGCCCTCGAAGTTTCGATCACAGGTCTTAGAACTGGCCCATGACCATCCTTGGTCCGGACACCTCGGTATCACTAAAACCTATAACCGGGTGCTCCagcatttcttttggccaggtTTAAAAACTGATGTTGCACAATACTGCAAAACCTGTCACATCTGTCAGGTCAATGGGAAGCCTAATCAAGTTGTGCCGCCGGCTCCCCTCTGTCCTATTCCTGCCGTCGGCGAACCATTCGAGCGCGTGCTAGTTGATTGTGTCGGTCCACTCCCTCGTGCTAAGTCCGGGTGCCAATACTTGTTAACAATCATGTGCGTCGCGACACGCTTTCCGGAAGCCATCCCGTTACGTAACATCACGGCCAAGACGGTAACTAAGGCACTAACAAAATTCTTTACCACCTTTGGGTTGCCGAAAACGGTCCAAACCGATCAGGGTTCAAACTTTATGTCTCGCGTTTTCCGTACGTCCTTAAAGGCTCTTGGAGTGGCTCATGTCGTCGCAAGTGCCTACCACCCTGAGTCGCAAGGAGCTTTAGAACGGTGGCATCAGACGTTAAAATCCGCACTTCGCAAGTATTGCACCGAGACTGGAAAGGAATGGGATGATGGGGTCCCGTTAGTTTTATTTGCAGTGCGTGAGGCAAGACAGGACTCTCTCGGGTTCAGTCCGGCTGAGCTCGTGTTCGGGCATGATGTCCGGGGTCCTTTAAAAATGCTAAAGGAAGAGTTTCTCGATAGAGGTTTGTCCGCGAAAACAAACGTTCTCGAGTTGGTCTCACGTACTCGGGAACGTTTGCGAGACGCCTGTAATACGGCGAAGGAAGCGCTTTCATTGTCgcaaaagaagatgaagaaacgctttgatACAAAAGCGGTGGTGCGTCGTTTCCTGCCTGGAGATAAAGTTCTCGTGTTGTTCCCCATTCATGGGACCACTCTCTCGGCCCGTTTTTCGGGTCCGTACGTGATCAAGGGTAAGTTGAATGAAACTAACTATATCTTGTACACTCCAGAACGGAGGCGAAAAACACGTGTATGTCACATAAATATGTTGAAACCCTATTTATGTCGTGTTGAACCGAAAGCGACCACCCCTGACGATCCGGTAGCTAAGGTACCCACCGAGCAGGTCTCATTGGTAACTTATGCTTTACCTGCCGACACTGAGGATGATGGGTTGCATGTCTCTATGGAAGTTTTAAACGGGGGGTGTTTCAAAAATTCGGAAGTCTTAACTTCACTCCCTTCTCAACTGGCCTACTTATCTCGCGAACAGCAACGGTACGTAATGGACCTGATAAAGGAGTTCCCAAATCTGTTCAATGACGTACCTCCCGGAACTAATGTCATCCAGCATGACATCGAAGTTGGCCGTGCAGGACCTTTCAAGCAACATGCTTACCGCTGTCCATTAACTAAGAGAGAGGCAATGAAAGCTGAGGTGCAATATTTACTAGAGAATGGGTTCGCTGTTCCGAGCAGTAGCCCCTGGAGCTCGCCGTGCATTCTGGTGCCGAAGGCTGATGGGTCCCTTCGTTTTTGTACCGATTTCCGAAAGGTCAATTCCGTCACCGTGGCGGATGCTTTTCCCTTACCACGTGTGGACGATTGTGTGGATAGTCTTGGGGGTGCAAACTACATCACCAAATTGGACCTATTGAAAGGTTATTGGCAGGTGCCCCTCACCGAGCGGGCTTCTAAAATCTCTGCGTTTGTAACCCCCGACGCTTTTCTGCAGTATACGCGTATGGCCTTCGGTCTCCGAAACGCGCCCGCAACatttcagcggttaatgtccACAGTCTTAGGGGGGGTTCCTAACTGTACTGTTTATTTAGACGATGTTGTCGTTTACTCGTCTACGTGGGAGGAACACACGTTAACGTTGCATGACGTGTTTGGCCGATTGTCCGCTGCTTCCTTAAcgttaaatctaaaaaaatgtgaatttgtaaaAGCTTCTGTAACGTATCTAGGGAAGCAGGTGGGAAATGGTCAAGTGCGACCACGGGACGGAAAGGTGGCTGCTGTGCTCAACTACCCAACACCTACTACGAGGAGAGAACTACGTAGGTTCCTGGGAATGGTGGGGTACTATCGTTGTTTTTGCAAGAACTTCTCGACTGTTGTTGCGCCGTTAACAACACTGTGTAGTCCAAAAGTGGGTTTTCTTTGGACTAACGAATGCGAGCAGGCATTCCTGTCGGCAAAATCTCTCCTTTGCAGTGCACCGGTGCTGTCCGCCCCAGACCTGACTCGTCCGTtccagctggaggtggacgccagCGCGGTTGGAGTGGGAGCTGTCCTTCTCCAGGAGGGTGCTGACAACCTAGGCCACCCCGTATCATACTTCTCAGCTAAGTTCAACAGTCATCAGTTGAATTATTCAACCATTGAAAAAGAGACCTTAGCTCTGTTGCTAGCATTACAACAGTTTAACGTTTACGTGGGGGCTAGTGCGTCTCCTGTCGTTGTTTATACAGATCATAATCCACTTGTTTTTCTGAGCAAAATGTATAACCAAAATCAACGACTCATGCGTTGGGCCTTAATGGTTCAGCCGTACAATCTTGAGATCCGTCATAAAAGAGGCTCTGACAACGTagttgcagatgcgttgtctCGCGGATTAATTTAGGAACAGGATTTTCTGTATGAACCCATGCAgaatcagtttttctttttccctctaaggaaggaggaaaagaaaaaaaaaaaaaaaaaatgattcttcCTCTAGGGGGGGAAGTGTTACGGCCAcagccttctgagtttgtttttgtgattattaattggtttggcccttctgagtgcaggctccgcccctgcgcacctgagagcggttgcggtgatggctcaggctgagcatatagaggggagagcgactgagcgccgggagaaggaggagacctgcgagagcgccaggccccggcctcaacaccaggagaccagtgttttgtgttcgagctactattgtgatatattaatgtgtaaaacggagaggctggaggttggaaaactataaaaagaactttgcatcgcttcctgcctatcgcgtttctttatgtggctgacccctcggctgaacgagccgtcaccttatcgagggGTCCGTAACAGTGTGTATGTAGATCAAATATGCGCTCTAAAATTACAAAGGCCACTATCAACATGAAGGCGAACAAATAGAGAAAATTGTAACACTATCGTTATAAACCCCCACTTACTGGTTCTATGTAAGAAGATGCAATAAAATagtcaaacacacgcacaagaaCTCAGGAGAGAAACAACAATCCAAAATGTGCAggtcttttcttctttattacAGAGCTGATACTTTATTTGTAAAGTGCAAAAATTACATACAGCATATTGGGCCTTTATCAGATAGCATAGCATGACAATTGACAACGCATAAATGTCTGTGCTGTTGTTTTCACCCTTGATACTAGGAAAGAAATAAGAAGACTAATGCCCTCTGTGGTTGAATCAACTTGTGATATATAGTGAGGGAGGCATACCAACATGTGTTTATTACAAATCTAACAAGAGTATTTCAGCACATGATTAATGGTGGAGGGTTTTAGGCAATGGGGTCCCATTAAGATGCAAGTGTTAATATATAATGTGCATATGTGCAAAATAGATTATTAGAAAATAGAttatcaatacatttttttaaaagtgctttACTTTCTCTCAGTCCTTCAATGACAGCGGTCACTTGGTAGGTGCTCGTGCTCGGGGATCCAAGGGGATACGCCAAAACACTCCGCAGCCTTCCTGTCACACTCACAGATGAACATCTCGCACTCATTGTTCTTGTCTGGGGAAAATGGATCATAGAAAGAAGGACTGTGAGAATAAAGGAAATGGTGACAAGCATTCCTAGAAATTAAAGaaagtttaattaaaacaggatacatgaaaaaaaaatcccttttgtCTCTGTATACTCACTGCCGCAGGTGACCTTCTTGTTATCCTTGTCACAGCTGTAGTCATAAAGCTCAGTATAAGGATTGTCAAAGACAGGCCAGCAGTCGGGGTGCTGCATGGCGTCACTGTAGCAAAGGTCATGCACTTGGCAGCACCTAGAGGGAAAATAAGACTAATTTGATTCGGATTGGACAAGGTAAATCATCTTTGTATAGTGTGAAGCCGAAAGAGTAGGTCGTGACCTATCCAGATCGTCCACAGGTGTGCCAGAGCCTCCCTTTCCGCAGTAGCAGCCATAGTCGGCGTAGTCAAGAGAAGGCCAGCTGTCAGGCATCACGCACAAAATCATGCTTCTGAACTGGTGCAGAGCCTTGGAGTCCAACGAGTGGGCTATAGCACGACAAGCGGGAACAGTCAAAACTTCTACGCTACTAGAAGGAGAAATTCATTAACAGCCACCGTCTATGCAAGTTGTCAGGTTGTGCTTACCAAAGGAGAGGCCCACAGCCAAGAGAAGCAGAGCGTGGAGGGTATTCATCCTAGAAGTCAGCAGGGTCAAGTGAAATAGCTCTCACTCCAGTATCAGGCCACTCTTTATATCGTGAGCGAGACCCTGAGAGCTGCCCTATCAGCTGTTCTTACGACACAAGGTCAGCATGTGTAAATGCAAGTAAGAATTCCCACACTCTGTCAGAAATCTCGTTTTGTCTCCTGTTCAGTTACAACCTCACTTCTCACCCCCAATCTGCATTAATTAAGTCCATTGCTTGatgacaaataataataataggctCTGTGTCGTACATTTGGCTTCAAATACATGCAAACCATCGCACACCCTTCAAACTCTAAAACCTAGGCGTTTTCTTCTGGCTCCTCTCTGGACTACAGATGCTCAGCCTCATGGTCAGCTAGAGTAGAGTTTGTGGGAGGAAGACTGTTATGTCTGAGAGAAGACTTATGTGTGAGAGAACAGCAGTCCCAAAAGATCAGAGCAGTGTACTAGAGAGGTGGGCAGAAGATTTTAATAACCTGCTTAATCAGTACTCTGAAACAGACCACACCATCCTGGAGCCAATGCCTTAATTTCCACCGATTGACCACCTCAACCAAACCCCGAACTTCCTTGAGGTTCTGTCAGTTGTCCGCTCTCTGAAGAACAACAAATCTCTTGGAATTGATCATATCCCTGCAGAACTGCTTAAACAGGGTGGCTACCTGTGTACAAGAGTGCTACATTAACACATCCTTAAAGTATGGGTTGATGAAAACATTCCACATCAATGGAGAGATGCCAAAATTGTTACCATATGCAAGACCAACGGTGGCAACCCCAGGGGTATATCGCTCCTTGCTACTGCTGCTGAGTCATTGCTCAGTTTGTCAACATCCTCCAAcagtttcatgatggtataaaTGCGAGGGTGACAATAAGAGTACAAGAGTCACAGTGCACAGTGGTCAGGCAGGGGTGTTGTGGTGGCGGGGTctagttagctcagctgcagaggggagagcgggggagtggttcagggaacggtgccggcgGGTAATGAGCACAGCTGAAAGTCATCCTGACTGATTGTCTCCTTGATATATAAACAGTGAGCGAGGGATGGAAACAGACACTCAGGGGCGAGGCCGAGGAGCGGATGCGACGAGTGACCAAACCAgtctaaaaataaaagcctgttgTTACTCCCACCCGTGTGTCTGAGTGTCCTTCTCCAGAGATCGCTCCAGCACGGCTACAGGTGTGTACTAGAGCCAGTGCTCTTTAACATTTTCCTCCTATGAGTCACCCAGCTTCTCCATAAGGAAATTGAGGATAACAGTAGTTTATAGGCTAGATGGCAACCTCTTCAACATTTGGAGGTTGCAATCAATGGCCAAACTGCTCAGAGTGAGGGTCCTGAGGCTCTTGTGGCTCACACTACACAAGACCTCCACGCTGTCCTGGATGCAACTGTAAAGACCCACACCAGGATGGGGCTGACCATCAATAATCACCAAAACAGAGGAAGTCTGTCATCGGAGCACCAACAGCCCACCCACTCCATCCATCATTAGCGTTTCTGATAAGCACCTGACTAGTACCATCTTTTAAATACCTGGGCAGTATCCTTTCTACAATAACATCAACAGTGAGTTTCAAAGCAGAATCCAACAAGCTATCAGTTGCCTTTGGGAGACTTAGACGCTGGGTCTTTCAAAACAAATCTCCACACAAAAATCTCTGTGTATCAAGCTGTC comes from the Gasterosteus aculeatus chromosome 14, fGasAcu3.hap1.1, whole genome shotgun sequence genome and includes:
- the LOC144388260 gene encoding uncharacterized protein LOC144388260, which translates into the protein MATFELSRFIDQPNVEVLGTCRKSDLSLIAQHYGIPFSRTLRKAELKDCLVAGLVNKGVFSAMESSPTVAAELEAPAAAGTSPLRVSRGGPVTPLVGVGAEEGLAYSMPKFEPLSLSTESTGSRSDARLKLRLARLQLETQDRAQARQDDLKRQIEMYRIDADTKVRLRELELQAAPEVPKKSTVKTSLVEGDPVTSPGPSPSGGVDEPVGTGGDSVAPFSTHFDVAKNISIVPPFREKEVEAYFQAFERVALALGWPSAVWALMLQCKLSGKAQEVCASLSLEESVQYEAVKAAILRAYELVPEHYRQRFRTSKRGTSQTYVEFAREKGILFDRWTKACKVTDYNSLRELLLIEEFKNCVPERTALYLNEQKVSTVQQAAVLADEYALMHKTVFYKRPSDSGGSAVKENENLSDSRSKWSPPSPKSNRECSYCHKMGHSMAECRTLKRKQERQDSSSFQPRGSVLVKTLSPAVAVSPTTPDSCFKPFIFRGFVSVGERGEDRKPVRILRDTGGSQSFILADVLDFGVDSACNTSTVVQGIEMGFVTVPLHRVHVSSELASGCFEVAVRPSLPVRGVDFIMGNDIAGGKVMPVVQVVDVPHNDSQADVLARNLPGVFSAVVTRAQAKHDLQESNILCDSVFPKILGTDVLADPPEPPKTTPGSARSFDLITNLLVSRETLIEAQREDLSLTPCRASAEKGKISLRNHQFYWHDKVLMRHWSRSLNPGQQDDWNVVHQIVVPSKFRSQVLELAHDHPWSGHLGITKTYNRVLQHFFWPGLKTDVAQYCKTCHICQVNGKPNQVVPPAPLCPIPAVGEPFERVLVDCVGPLPRAKSGCQYLLTIMCVATRFPEAIPLRNITAKTVTKALTKFFTTFGLPKTVQTDQGSNFMSRVFRTSLKALGVAHVVASAYHPESQGALERWHQTLKSALRKYCTETGKEWDDGVPLVLFAVREARQDSLGFSPAELVFGHDVRGPLKMLKEEFLDRGLSAKTNVLELVSRTRERLRDACNTAKEALSLSQKKMKKRFDTKAVVRRFLPGDKVLVLFPIHGTTLSARFSGPYVIKGKLNETNYILYTPERRRKTRVCHINMLKPYLCRVEPKATTPDDPVAKVPTEQVSLVTYALPADTEDDGLHVSMEVLNGGCFKNSEVLTSLPSQLAYLSREQQRYVMDLIKEFPNLFNDVPPGTNVIQHDIEVGRAGPFKQHAYRCPLTKREAMKAEVQYLLENGFAVPSSSPWSSPCILVPKADGSLRFCTDFRKVNSVTVADAFPLPRVDDCVDSLGGANYITKLDLLKGYWQVPLTERASKISAFVTPDAFLQYTRMAFGLRNAPATFQRLMSTVLGGVPNCTVYLDDVVVYSSTWEEHTLTLHDVFGRLSAASLTLNLKKCEFVKASVTYLGKQVGNGQVRPRDGKVAAVLNYPTPTTRRELRIPVGKISPLQCTGAVRPRPDSSVPAGGGRQRGWSGSCPSPGGC
- the LOC120831982 gene encoding phospholipase A2-like yields the protein MNTLHALLLLAVGLSFAHSLDSKALHQFRSMILCVMPDSWPSLDYADYGCYCGKGGSGTPVDDLDRCCQVHDLCYSDAMQHPDCWPVFDNPYTELYDYSCDKDNKKVTCGNKNNECEMFICECDRKAAECFGVSPWIPEHEHLPSDRCH